A single window of Rana temporaria chromosome 1, aRanTem1.1, whole genome shotgun sequence DNA harbors:
- the LOC120924754 gene encoding endonuclease domain-containing 1 protein-like: MTCLNLSLVLLLFCCGASCEVLQHFTDVPSCKNFFYQGQEPLGLSSNATANICQRLGGNYYYATLYHRLARVPIYSAYILEVSTTSRPDLSSTNWYLEPMLAGIGQKDMLQPSNSVMSMDMDDVIESQAVNDDYRNSGLSRGHVNPSMHHSSNSQLSTFTYTNMAPQDSTFNSGTWNVYETFLRDKILSTCSQTHILSGVIVSGFNPTRGKWLRNRVNVPDFFWSAFCCVHGDGTKRAEGRLGRNSSPYDTVTKTLPELEEILNKTYEGPVMLFKNGCQ, encoded by the exons ATGACTTGCCTGAACCTGTCTCTGGTTCTCCTGCTCTTCTGTTGTGGGGCATCTTGTGAGGTTCTCCAGCACTTCACCGATGTACCCAGCTGCAAGAATTTCTTCTACCAGGGACAGGAGCCACTGGGGCTTTCCTCCAATGCCACAGCCAATATCTGCCAACGCCTGGGAGGGAACTATTATTATGCCACCCTATACCATCGCTTAGCTCGGGTACCCATCTACTCAGCCTATATCCTGGAGGTCTCCACCACGTCCAGGCCTGACCTCTCCTCCACCAATTGGTACCTGGAGCCCATG CTGGCGGGAATCGGCCAGAAGGACATGCTTCAGCCATCGAATTCTGTGATGAGTATGGACATGGATGACGTGATAGAGAGTCAGGCTGTGAACGATGATTACAGGAACTCTGGTCTCAGCCGGGGACACGTCAATCCCAGCATGCACCACAGCTCTAATTCCCAGCTCTCCACATTCACCTACACCAATATGGCGCCCCAAGACTCCACCTTTAATAGCGGGACCTGGAATGTTTACGAGACCTTCCTACGAGACAAGATCCTGTCCACGTGCAGCCAGACGCACATCCTTAGTGGCGTCATCGTCTCCGGATTCAATCCAACTAGAGGAAAGTGGCTGAGGAACCGCGTCAACGTGCCAGACTTTTTCTGGAGTGCATTTTGCTGCGTGCATGGAGACGGCACCAAGAGAGCGGAAGGAAGACTGGGCCGTAATAGCAGTCCGTATGATACGGTGACCAaaaccctcccagaactggaggaGATTCTGAACAAAACCTATGAAGGACCCGTGATGCTGTTCAAAAATGGCTGCCAGTGA